GACGCGAAAGATCCGCGCGGGTTTCTCGAGCAACTCGAGCAGGCCCGGCTGAATCTGGGCGGTTGGGCGAACGTGGCGCGGCGGCTCAATCTCAATGATGCGCAGATTAGCGATTTCACCTTGCAGCTGCGCCATTTGCAACAGGTGGTCCCGGTCTATGAACGCGGACAGGCGGTGACCGACAACCAGATGATTGCGGCGCTGCGTTTCGTTGCCGCGCTGGAATTTGTGCGCCAGCAGCAGCCGCGTCTTAAATTTGATTCGCTGCCCGGCGAGGATGGCGATATGCATCAGGAACAGGCTCAGCGGCAGCTGCGCGCCCTGACGCTGATGCTCAAAGCGCTGATTAGCCAGGCTTTCCCCGATGCTACACGCCTGAATGATTCCCTCAAGCTGCAGTTCGGCGCTGACAGCGTTCGTCGATGGCTGGCGAACGGCGACACCGGGGATATTCTGTCGGGCATGTTGTTCAGCGATTTGGCCCTGCTGATCGTCGATAAAAAAGCCTTTGCCCGTCATTACTCGACGCTGTTTAACGCCGCGTCAGCCCTGACGTTTCTGGCGGAACAGCGCGTCACGCTGCATGCGTTTCTGGAAGATTGCCGGATGATGCGGAACGCCGTCCTCGCGCACCGTCCGTTGACGACGACTGAAATGGTGCTGCTCGATAACTATCTGCGCCAGATTGCCAGCCCGGTTCAGCGCGCGTTTGAGCAGGGCCGCACGCGGGTGAATCCGGCGTCTTTTATGGCGGTGGACAGCAACGAATTACACCATTTCTGGGAGAATGCCCGCGGCAAAGATCGGGCGCTGGGGGGCGATGTTTCGCCGGTCCGAGAGAATATCGAACCGCCGAAAAAGCAGGCGGTGCGCAGCCCGGAAGACCGTGACCAGGTGATTTCAACGGTGCTGTGGTGCTCCGTTGGCGTGGCGATGCTAGTGATGGCGTTCGCTGCACTGTGGATGTTTAACAACGTGGCGCCTGCGGAATCGACAGCGCAGGCAAGCGAAGCGCTGGTGGAGGCGCCGGAGCGTGAAACTCCGTCGCCGCGCGAGAAGCTGGCAAATAGGGGGATCAGCTGGGATATCAATAGTCTGCGAGCGGCCATCGACCGCAACGATACTCAGGTGACGATGCTGTTTTTACAGGGCGGAATGACCTGGCAGCTGGCGTGGACCGAGCAGGCGCAGTCGTTCCGCTCCGATGAGGTGCTGGAACTTTTGCTGCGCTACCGGCTGCAAATGGATGAGCCAAAGCCGTGCCGGCGGTTTATCAGCACCCTCAGCCACGCGATGGCCAACGGCGAGTCGTTAACGTCGGTGCGCAAAGAGTATTTACAGGCGTTCTGCGCCACACCTGCGGTGATCGAACGCCAGCACTACAACGTTTCGCAGGCCAGGCTGCGCGCGGATGCCACGCCGGATGCGCAAAATAAAAAATGGCTCACTATTCAGTCAGCCATTTATAGCGCCATTCGATAACAGCGTTACGGTTCGCCGTACAGACCCATCAGGCGGCGCGCCACGCCGTTGGTCCAGCCGAAGCCGTCCTGTAACGGATATTCTCCGCCGCCCCCTTCACGGGGCGTACCGGTGGCGATGTGATATTTCTCAATCACCTTCTGATGGTGCTGATAAAAGTGGTTCACGGTTTTCAGCCAGCTACGGGCGATTTCATCGCCCAACGCGTCGTTGCCGTACAGCTTGAAGCCCTGAATCGCCATCCATTGCAGCGGTGCCCAGCCGTTGGGGAAGTCCCACTGCTCGCCGCTGTCGTACTCGGTAGTGAGGATCCCGCCGGGTGTCAGCAGTCTTGTGCGCACCGCGGTGTCGAGTTTATCCGCCTGTTCATGCGTGGCCATGCCGACGTACAGCGGCACCATGCTGGCGGCAGAAAACAGCGCCAGCTCTTCGCGACGCCAGTCGTAGTCGCGATAACAGCCCTGTTCGTCATCCCACAGATAGCGCGTCACCGCCGCCCGGCGTTCGCTGGCCTTATGGCGGAACTCGGCTTCGGTTTCCCGATCGCCTTTGGCACCGGAAATATTGGCGATGGTGCTTTCCAGCTTGAACAGAAAGGCGTTCAAATCGATGGGAATAAACTGGGTGGTGCGGATACTCGCCAGGCGCGTGGTGTCCCGCAGCCAGCGCGAAGAATAATCCCAGCCGGACTCTGCCCCGGCGCGTAAATCGCGATACACCTCATTCGGTGGTCGGCCTGAATGGCGCGCGGTTTCCACATCTTCCAGCCACGATTCATCGCGCGGGGTATCACGGTCGTCCCAGTAACGGTTGAGCAGCGAACCGTCCGGCATGCGCACCACATGGCGCCACGCCTGGTTCGGCAACAGGTTTCCAGACCCGTCCATCCAGAAGTTGTATTCCATTTTCAGATGGTCGAGATAGCGTTTCGCGCCGCGCACGCCGTCTTCTTCAAACAGCTCCACCATCAGGGCGAATACCGGCGGCTGCGAGCGGCTGAGGTAATAGGTGCGGTTGCCGTTCGGGATGTGGCCGTAGCGCTCAATCATCCACGCGAAGTTATCGGCCATGCATTTGAGCAAGTCCCCTCGACCACTTTCCGCCAGGCCGAGCATGGTGAAATAGGAGTCCCAGTAATAGGTCTCGGTGAAGCGTCCGCCGGGTACGATATACGCCTGCGGCAGCGCCAGCAGGGAGGACCAGGGTATGTGATCCTGCGGCTCGCGCGTTAGCACTGGCCACAGCGTGTCGATATGGTCTTTGAGCGATTTGCTGGGGTCGGAAACGTAGTCGTCGCTGTGGTCTTCCGGCAGCCAGAAATGCTCCTCAACGAAGGTTTTCAGATTAAAACCGGGCTGACGTTTTTGCTGGCGGAAGCGGATCAGGATATCCAGCGGGTCCATTCTCGGCGCGCAGTCGGGGAAGGTTTTGCTGTCGGCAAAGATTCGTGCCGACTGGACGCGCTCAAACAGCTCCATATAGCGGTCTGCGGGAGTCAACGCGTCGGACGCGGGCATCCCTTCGATCATTTCCGGTTCGGGCTCAACCTCGAACATTTCATCCAGTTTTAATTCGCACGGATCAGTGAGATAGCAAAGCTCAGACTCGATGGTCTGCGCTTCGTCGGTGTCCGGGTTGCGTAATTTCTGGTTGAGCATAGGGTAAAACCTCCGGATAGCGTCAAAACAAGGAGCCGGAAAAAAATCCGGCACACTATTAAGCGTAGACATTCGCTTCGATGTCTGGGGGCAAAAGCGTGCGCTTTGTCACGTTTATCGGCTTTTTCCCAAACGTGATTTTCGTCTAATCGGATGTTTTAACGCAAAAATCAGTGAAAATGAGTCGAATTGATGGTTTATCACTTTCAGAGCTTTCACTTTGCAACCAATTATGAATATCGTTATGGTCTTGCCCTCCATCGATTTGTACACATTATGCACTTTATTAAACGGGAAGGTCCGTGTTGAAAGGGTTAATACTCCCTGGGCTGATAGCGTCTGCGCTGCTGACAGGCTGCGCCGGCACGTTGTCGCAAATGAATATGCCTTCCAGTGAAGTAAAGCAGGTGGCGCAAAACGGACGAGTCCTTTCCGTTAATGAGCTGGTCACCGAATATATGCAAAGCAAACAGGTGCCGGGCATGGTGGTCGCCGTCATTCAGCATAATGGCCCGCCGAAGTTCTATTGTTACGGCATTACCGATGCCAAAAACCACTACCCGATAACGCCGGATACCCTGTTTGCGCTGGGCTCCTTGAGCAAAGGCATTACCGCAGAAGTGGTGACGTTGATGGTGAACGAAGGGCGTCTACACTGGGACGACACCTTAGCCACGCTGCTGCCGCCGGGAACGCCGCTGAGCGCAGACGCGCAAAACATCACCCTATTACAGCTGGTGACGCACACTTCGGGCCTGCCGCGTCAGCCGATGAATCTGCTGTCGCTGGAGCATCTGGTGAGTTACCTGCGCGACGGCGAGAATTTCTATCAGGATTTGGACAGCGATGGCGTGCTGAATTACCTCAGCACCTTCCGTGCGCCGCTCACGCATGAGCCGCGCTACTCGAATATTGGTTACGCCATTCTCGGCTATGTCCTGAAATACAATACCGGCGAGTCGATTGAAACGCTTTCTGAGCAGCAGATATTCCAGCCGCTGGGCATGAAAAGCTCGAGCTTTGACCCGGAAAGTTTGCGTTCCTTCCCGCAGCGCGCGCTGGGACACGCGGGCGATCAGCCGAAATTCATCGCCCGTGGCGCATTAACGCCGGACTGGGAATTCAGCAATAATATGGTCGGCGCGGCCAGCCTGTATAGCGACGCGCGCGATCTCATTGAATACGCCCGGGCGCATTTCTCGCCAACGCAGAATGTCACGCTGAATAAAGTCTTTACTGACGTTAGCGTCGATTATTTCCCGCGAGAAAAAGAAGCGGCCAATATTGCATGGATAACAGATACCTACGGCCAACAAAAAATAACCTATCAGGTGGGATATATTGGCGGTTATTCCAGTTATATCGGTTTCGATAAAGAAAACCAGAATGCGGTGGTGGTACTTCAGAATAGTTTTAACTGGAGTAATTATATTGGGCATGCACTATTACGGCATATCATGCCCGAATAATTTTGCTTACCACTTCTGATCGCGTGCATCCTGACGACCGTCGCGGCGGTTTTCACGCTTGTCCTGACGGCAAGACGAATTGCTCTTGTCGTCATCCCTGACGCAATCACGTTTCTCTTCCCGGCCCGTAGAGCGCGCATCCTGACGGGTGTCGCGTGCGTCCTGACGGTTATCGCTGCGGTTCGTGGCGTGTGCGGAAAGCGTCACGGCGGGCAGCAGCATCGCCGCAGTCACCAGAGTCAGTATTGTTTTTTTCATGAAATTAACGCCTTATAAAATAAAGATAGCTTGCGAATTAATGAAAAGCAGGGCGTATTTTACGGAGTTCTTGATCAACAATAGTACAAATTGTGCGGAGCAGAATGGCTGTATGCGGAGTTTTCGACGGAGTGAAAAAGCAAAAAAAAGCCTCGTGAAAACACGAGGCTTTTAATATTCATGATGAAGAATTAACGCATGGTAACGAATTCTTCAGACGCGGTCGGGTGAATCGCGACGGTATTGTCGAAGTCTTTTTTGGTTGCACCCATTTTCAGCGCCACCGCAAAGCCTTGCAGAATTTCGTCCATACCAAAACCGATGCCGTGAATACCGACTATTTTCTCTTCCGGGCCGACGCACACCAGCTTCATGCGGCATGGCTGACGGTGAGACGTCACCGCGGTGTACATCGCGGTGAAGGAGGATTTATACACCTTCACGGCGTCTGCGCCGTACTGCTCAACCGCCTGCGGTTCGGAAAGTCCCACGGTACCGATCGGTGGATGGCTGAACACTACCGTTGGAATGTTGCTGTAATCCAGATGCTCGTCCGGCTTGTTGTTGAACAGGCGCTCGGAGAGACGACGACCTGCGGCCACCGCGACAGGGGTCAGTTCCACCGCACCGGTGTTATCGCCTACCGCGTAAATCCCCGGCACGCTGGTGTTCTGGAACTTATCGACAACGATATAGCCTTTGTCGTTGGTTTTCACACCGGTTGCCGCGAGATTGAAGTTGTCCGTTTCTGGTTCACGGCCAATCGCCCAAATTAGAGCATCGACGGTCTGGCTACGGCCATCTTCCAGCTCAAGCGTCAGGCTGCCATCGGCATTTTTAACCACCGCTTTCGGCACCGCGTGGGTGTGCAGCGTTGGGCCTTCGGCTGCCATCACTTCAACCAGCGTTTCGATGATCATCGGATCAAAGCTGCGAAGCGGCGCGTGTTTACGCACGAACAGGTGCGTTTCGGCACCCAGCCCGTTGATAACGCCCGCCAGTTCAACCGCGATATAACCCGCGCCCACGACGGCAACGCGTTTTGGCAACGAGGGCAGTGCGAAGAAACCGTCGGAATCAATGCCGAATTCCACGCCCGGAATAGACGGGTGGCTCGGACGACCGCCGGTGGCAATCAGGATATGGTCCGCAGTCAGGGTTTCGCCGTTCACTTCGATGGTTTTTTCATCGATAAAGCGCGCAAAGCCTTTGATAACATCCACGTTGTTTTTGCCCAGCACGGTGTCGTACGAGGTGTGGATACGGTCAATGTAGGCGCTGCGGCTGGAAACCAGTTTGTTCCAGTCGAAGTGATTGATGGTGGTATCGAAGCCATAATCCGGGCCGTACATGTGGATGGCCTCGCGAATTTGCGCCGCATGCCACATCACTTTCTTCGGTACACAACCGACGTTAACGCAGGTGCCACCGAGCTCTTTGGCTTCAATCAGCGCACATTTCTGGCCGTACATTGCCGCGCGGTTGATGGAGGCGATGCCGCCGCTGCCGCCGCCGATGGCGATGTAGTCATAATGCTTAGTCATAGCTTCTTCCTTAATCGTTGATTGCCGCGATTGTATACCTGGTATCCATAGGTTCCACCGATGATTGCGATTACTCCGGCACGATCCAACTTACGGTGGCGTGACCGGTGCCCGCCGGAACCAGCTTTTTATGCAGCCATGGCAGAACGTTTTTCATCTGCTGCTCGAGCTTCCACGGCGGGTTGATAACAATCATGCCCGAGGCGGTCATGCCGCGCTGATCGCTGTCCGGACGCACCGCCAGTTCGATTTGCAGAATGCGACGAATGCCGGTGGCTTCGAGCTCTTTAATCATGCGTTTGATTTGCGCGCGCAGAACCACCGGATACCACAGCGCGTAGGTGCCGGTGGCGAAGCGCTTGTAGCCTTCGTTGATGCCGGTCACTACCGCCTGATAATCGGTTTTGATTTCATACGGTGGGTCAATCAGTACCAGTCCACGACGCGATGCCGGTGGCAGCTTGGATTTAAGCTGCTGATAGCCGTCGGATTTTTCTACGCGGGCGCGGTCATCTTTCTGGAATTCGGAACGCAGCAGCGGGAAATCGCTTGGGTGCAGTTCGGTCAGGTTCAGGCTGTCCTGCTCACGCAGCAGCTGGCGCGCAATCAGCGGGGAACCTGGATAGTAGCGCAGCTGGCCGCTACGGTTGAAGTGCTGCACGACGCTGATGTAAGGCTCAAGTTCTGCCGGTAAATCGTCCTGCTGCCAGATGCGGGCGATGCCTTCCAGATACTCACCGGTGCGCTCCGCATGTTCGCCGCTCAACTGGTAACGACCGGCGCCTGCGTGGGTGTCGAGATAGAGAAACGGTTTTTCTTTCTCTTTCAGCGATTCAATGATTAGGCTCTGAACGGTGTGTTTGAGGACGTCGGCATGGTTGCCAGCGTGAAAGCTGTGGCGATAACTGAGCATGGATACGGGAGTTCCGAAATAATAAACGATGCCGACAGTTTACCGCAGATTGCCGGGGATTACCGCCGAAGCTGAGCGCGACGGTGATTCCCGCTGTCATAAATGTGTCAAAGAGATGCGCTAGCGTCGGATTCAGGCAAGGTAATTCATTGAATCCAGGATAAAAAAATGACTAAACACTCTACGCTTCTTGCAGCCGCGCTACTACTGGCGCTCCCCGCCCTGGCTAAAGAAACCCCGATAGACACGGCGGCACAGCTGGCGGCGCTGCGTCATGCGCTGCAAAACGGCGAGCCAACGCTCACGCGGGATGGGCTGGAAAAAGCGAAGCAGTCATCCACTCAGGCGGATACCGCGTGGCTCAAGGCCAGTGGTTATGATTTCCAGACTAAAGCCCGTCAGCAGGCGGGCATTGCGCTGCTCTCTGCGTTCAGCTCGCTGCCCACCGGAACACTAGCGGCCAGCCTGAAAACAGTAACTGACATCAACCGCGATGCGCCCGCAGCCACGCGGCATCAGGCTCTGACCGATGCCGAGGGCATCAGCTATCTCTATTTTCTCAGCGATGCGCTGGGGCCGCGTCTGGGCAAGGCGTTCATCACCGCCTATGACCAGGGCGAACTGAACAAAGCGGCGGCGCTGATTAAAGCCAGCGAAGTCAGTACCGGCGCGGCGAAAAAGTACTTCAACTACGCGCGGCCGTTCCTGGTGCAGGGCAACACCATTCATTTGGTGCCGGACGACACGGTGGTGAAAGACAACCAGCTTTACACCGCCGACGGCGGCTCGTTCCCGAGCGGGCACACCAATACCGGCGTGACCGACGCGCTGCTGATGGCGCAGATGATCCCCGAACGCTACGACGCGCTGGTGACCCGCGGCGCACGCTACGGCTATTCGCGCATTGTGCTTGGGGTGCATTACCCGCTGGACGTGATGGGCTCGCGGATGGTGGCGCAAAGCAACGTGGCGTATGACCTCAACGACCCGAAATACCGGGCGCTGTTCAACGACGCTCGCGATCAGCTGCGCGCCGCGCTGGCAAAAGCGTGCGGCATGACGCTGGCGGAATGCGCAAAAACCGACGGCAAAGATGACCCATATCGCGACCCGGCGATGCAGGCGTTTTACCGCTTCACTCTGAGCTACGATTTGCCGCAGCAGAAAGGGGAGTCAGCCGCGCTGATGGTGCCGCAGGGCGCGGAAGTGCTGCTGGAAAGTGCGTTGCCAAACACGTCGGCGCAGCAACGTCGTGCGCTGATGGTGAAAACCGCGCTGCCCGCCGGGTATCCGCTTTCCGGCACCACGCCAGATCAGCAATTCTGGCAACGTCTGGACCTGTCTGCCGCGTATGCCGCCGGACAGCATTTGCAGTAAAGGTTTGCCGGGTGATGGCGTGTTGCGCCTTACCCGGCCTATAAAAACTGAAAGCCTGCTGCCATTGAAATCCTCTACACTTATCCCCATTCTACCAAGATATGTGTCGCGCCGGACGTGCGCCTTATTCACTCTTTCAACAGGACAGCGCTTATGACCAATCCATTACTGACGCCTTTCGAACTACCTCCGTTTTCGAAAATCCAGCCTGAACACGTGGTTCCTGCGGTCACCAAAGCGCTGGACGACTGCCGCACGTCGGTAGAAAGCGTGGTGGCGCAGGGCGCGCCGTACAGCTGGGAAAATCTCTGTCAGCCGCTGGCTGAAGTGGACGACGTGCTGGGCCGTATTTTCTCCCCGGTCAGCCACCTGAATTCCGTCAAAAACAGCCCGGAGCTGCGCGAAGCCTATGAGCAAACGCTGCCGCTGCTGTCCGAGTACAGCACCTGGGTCGGTCAGCATGAAGGGCTGTATCAGGCCTATCGCGACCTGCGCGAAGGCGACAACTATGCGGGCCTTAACACCGCGCAGAAGAAAGCGGTCGATAACGCGCTGCGTGATTTTGAGCTGTCCGGGATTGGCCTGTCGAAAGAGAAACAGAAACGCTATGGCGAAATCGCCGCGCGTCTGTCCGAGTTAGGCAACCAGTACAGCAACAACGTGCTCGACGCCACCATGGGCTGGACCAAACTGGTCACCGATGAAGCTGAGCTGGCCGGGATGCCGGAAAGCGCCTTGGCGGCGGCAAAAGCGCAGGCTGAAGCCAAAGAGCAGGAAGGCTATCTGCTGACGCTGGATATCCCGAGCTATTTGCCGGTGATGACCTATTGCGACAACCAGGCACTGCGTGAAGAGATGTACCGTGCGTACACCACGCGTGCGTCCGACCAGGGCCCGAACGCCGGGAAATGGGACAACAGCCCGGTGATGGAAGAGATCCTCGCCCTGCGTCACGAACTGGCTCAACTGCTGGGCTTCGAAAGCTACGCGGTTAAATCCCTCGCCACCAAAATGGCGGAAAACCCACAGCAGGTGCTCGATTTCCTGACCGATCTAGCAAAACGCGCCCGTCCGCAGGGTGAGAAAGAGCTGGCTCAGCTGCGCGCCTACGCGAAAGCCGAATTTAGCGTGGACGAACTGCAGCCGTGGGACATCGCTTACTACAGCGAAAAACAGAAACAGCATCTGTACAGCATCAGCGACGAGCAGCTGCGTCCGTACTTCCCTGAAAACAAAGCCGTTAACGGCCTGTTCGAAGTGGTGAAGCGCATTTACGGCATCACCGCGAAAGAGCGCACCGACATCGAAGTGTGGAACCCGGAAGTGCGTTTCTTCGAGCTGTACGACGACAAGAACGAACTGCGCGGCAGCTTCTATCTCGACCTCTACGCGCGTGAACACAAGCGCGGCGGGGCGTGGATGGACGACTGCGTGGGCCAGATGCGTAAAGCCGATGGTTCGCTGCAAAAGCCAGTGGCCTATCTGACCTGTAACTTCAACCGTCCGGTGAGCGGCAAACCCGCGCTGTTTACCCACGATGAAGTGATCACCCTTTTCCACGAATTCGGTCACGGGCTGCACCACATGCTGACCCGCATCGAAACCGCCGGCGTTTCGGGTATCAGCGGTGTGCCGTGGGATGCCGTCGAACTGCCGAGCCAGTT
This DNA window, taken from Scandinavium goeteborgense, encodes the following:
- a CDS encoding STY4199 family HEPN domain-containing protein; protein product: MHTASHYSGDQFEHCLSVIRQAASEILSLLNVHGADAKDPRGFLEQLEQARLNLGGWANVARRLNLNDAQISDFTLQLRHLQQVVPVYERGQAVTDNQMIAALRFVAALEFVRQQQPRLKFDSLPGEDGDMHQEQAQRQLRALTLMLKALISQAFPDATRLNDSLKLQFGADSVRRWLANGDTGDILSGMLFSDLALLIVDKKAFARHYSTLFNAASALTFLAEQRVTLHAFLEDCRMMRNAVLAHRPLTTTEMVLLDNYLRQIASPVQRAFEQGRTRVNPASFMAVDSNELHHFWENARGKDRALGGDVSPVRENIEPPKKQAVRSPEDRDQVISTVLWCSVGVAMLVMAFAALWMFNNVAPAESTAQASEALVEAPERETPSPREKLANRGISWDINSLRAAIDRNDTQVTMLFLQGGMTWQLAWTEQAQSFRSDEVLELLLRYRLQMDEPKPCRRFISTLSHAMANGESLTSVRKEYLQAFCATPAVIERQHYNVSQARLRADATPDAQNKKWLTIQSAIYSAIR
- a CDS encoding alpha,alpha-trehalase, producing the protein MLNQKLRNPDTDEAQTIESELCYLTDPCELKLDEMFEVEPEPEMIEGMPASDALTPADRYMELFERVQSARIFADSKTFPDCAPRMDPLDILIRFRQQKRQPGFNLKTFVEEHFWLPEDHSDDYVSDPSKSLKDHIDTLWPVLTREPQDHIPWSSLLALPQAYIVPGGRFTETYYWDSYFTMLGLAESGRGDLLKCMADNFAWMIERYGHIPNGNRTYYLSRSQPPVFALMVELFEEDGVRGAKRYLDHLKMEYNFWMDGSGNLLPNQAWRHVVRMPDGSLLNRYWDDRDTPRDESWLEDVETARHSGRPPNEVYRDLRAGAESGWDYSSRWLRDTTRLASIRTTQFIPIDLNAFLFKLESTIANISGAKGDRETEAEFRHKASERRAAVTRYLWDDEQGCYRDYDWRREELALFSAASMVPLYVGMATHEQADKLDTAVRTRLLTPGGILTTEYDSGEQWDFPNGWAPLQWMAIQGFKLYGNDALGDEIARSWLKTVNHFYQHHQKVIEKYHIATGTPREGGGGEYPLQDGFGWTNGVARRLMGLYGEP
- a CDS encoding serine hydrolase domain-containing protein; translated protein: MNMPSSEVKQVAQNGRVLSVNELVTEYMQSKQVPGMVVAVIQHNGPPKFYCYGITDAKNHYPITPDTLFALGSLSKGITAEVVTLMVNEGRLHWDDTLATLLPPGTPLSADAQNITLLQLVTHTSGLPRQPMNLLSLEHLVSYLRDGENFYQDLDSDGVLNYLSTFRAPLTHEPRYSNIGYAILGYVLKYNTGESIETLSEQQIFQPLGMKSSSFDPESLRSFPQRALGHAGDQPKFIARGALTPDWEFSNNMVGAASLYSDARDLIEYARAHFSPTQNVTLNKVFTDVSVDYFPREKEAANIAWITDTYGQQKITYQVGYIGGYSSYIGFDKENQNAVVVLQNSFNWSNYIGHALLRHIMPE
- the gorA gene encoding glutathione-disulfide reductase, which translates into the protein MTKHYDYIAIGGGSGGIASINRAAMYGQKCALIEAKELGGTCVNVGCVPKKVMWHAAQIREAIHMYGPDYGFDTTINHFDWNKLVSSRSAYIDRIHTSYDTVLGKNNVDVIKGFARFIDEKTIEVNGETLTADHILIATGGRPSHPSIPGVEFGIDSDGFFALPSLPKRVAVVGAGYIAVELAGVINGLGAETHLFVRKHAPLRSFDPMIIETLVEVMAAEGPTLHTHAVPKAVVKNADGSLTLELEDGRSQTVDALIWAIGREPETDNFNLAATGVKTNDKGYIVVDKFQNTSVPGIYAVGDNTGAVELTPVAVAAGRRLSERLFNNKPDEHLDYSNIPTVVFSHPPIGTVGLSEPQAVEQYGADAVKVYKSSFTAMYTAVTSHRQPCRMKLVCVGPEEKIVGIHGIGFGMDEILQGFAVALKMGATKKDFDNTVAIHPTASEEFVTMR
- a CDS encoding 23S rRNA (adenine(2030)-N(6))-methyltransferase RlmJ; amino-acid sequence: MLSYRHSFHAGNHADVLKHTVQSLIIESLKEKEKPFLYLDTHAGAGRYQLSGEHAERTGEYLEGIARIWQQDDLPAELEPYISVVQHFNRSGQLRYYPGSPLIARQLLREQDSLNLTELHPSDFPLLRSEFQKDDRARVEKSDGYQQLKSKLPPASRRGLVLIDPPYEIKTDYQAVVTGINEGYKRFATGTYALWYPVVLRAQIKRMIKELEATGIRRILQIELAVRPDSDQRGMTASGMIVINPPWKLEQQMKNVLPWLHKKLVPAGTGHATVSWIVPE
- a CDS encoding acid phosphatase; its protein translation is MTKHSTLLAAALLLALPALAKETPIDTAAQLAALRHALQNGEPTLTRDGLEKAKQSSTQADTAWLKASGYDFQTKARQQAGIALLSAFSSLPTGTLAASLKTVTDINRDAPAATRHQALTDAEGISYLYFLSDALGPRLGKAFITAYDQGELNKAAALIKASEVSTGAAKKYFNYARPFLVQGNTIHLVPDDTVVKDNQLYTADGGSFPSGHTNTGVTDALLMAQMIPERYDALVTRGARYGYSRIVLGVHYPLDVMGSRMVAQSNVAYDLNDPKYRALFNDARDQLRAALAKACGMTLAECAKTDGKDDPYRDPAMQAFYRFTLSYDLPQQKGESAALMVPQGAEVLLESALPNTSAQQRRALMVKTALPAGYPLSGTTPDQQFWQRLDLSAAYAAGQHLQ
- the prlC gene encoding oligopeptidase A, encoding MTNPLLTPFELPPFSKIQPEHVVPAVTKALDDCRTSVESVVAQGAPYSWENLCQPLAEVDDVLGRIFSPVSHLNSVKNSPELREAYEQTLPLLSEYSTWVGQHEGLYQAYRDLREGDNYAGLNTAQKKAVDNALRDFELSGIGLSKEKQKRYGEIAARLSELGNQYSNNVLDATMGWTKLVTDEAELAGMPESALAAAKAQAEAKEQEGYLLTLDIPSYLPVMTYCDNQALREEMYRAYTTRASDQGPNAGKWDNSPVMEEILALRHELAQLLGFESYAVKSLATKMAENPQQVLDFLTDLAKRARPQGEKELAQLRAYAKAEFSVDELQPWDIAYYSEKQKQHLYSISDEQLRPYFPENKAVNGLFEVVKRIYGITAKERTDIEVWNPEVRFFELYDDKNELRGSFYLDLYAREHKRGGAWMDDCVGQMRKADGSLQKPVAYLTCNFNRPVSGKPALFTHDEVITLFHEFGHGLHHMLTRIETAGVSGISGVPWDAVELPSQFMENWCWEPDALAFISGHYETGEPLPKELLDKMLAAKNYQAAMFVLRQLEFGLFDFRLHAEFNPEQGAKILDTLAEIKKQVSVVPGPSWGRFPHAFSHIFAGGYAAGYYSYLWADVLAADAFSRFEEEGIFNRETGQSFLDNILSRGGSEEPMTLFKRFRGREPQLDAMLEHYGIKG